One part of the Vicia villosa cultivar HV-30 ecotype Madison, WI linkage group LG6, Vvil1.0, whole genome shotgun sequence genome encodes these proteins:
- the LOC131613864 gene encoding 26S rRNA (cytosine-C(5))-methyltransferase NOP2B-like: MRKEYVQQLENDIRSYYGYNEFLIGALMEMFPVVELVEFIEAFEKPLPICLRTNTLKTRIRDLADVLINRGASLDPLRKWSKFRLVVFDSQGPMGATQEFMAGFYMLQSASSFLPVMTLAPQEKEQSVDMAAAPGGKTTYIVALMKNSGLIFADEIKVPRLKYLIANLHQMGVSNTVACNYDRKEPPKVMGLNYGSFYNLEDKVVFEGVDNDRVRIMINYK; this comes from the coding sequence ATGAGGAAGGAGTATGTTCAACAACTTGAGAATGATATACGTTCGTACTATGGCTACAACGAGTTTCTAATCGGTGCTTTAATGGAGATGTTTCCGGTTGTTGAACTGGTGGAGTTTATTGAAGCTTTTGAGAAGCCTCTCCCTATATGTCTGAGGACAAACACTTTAAAGACCCGCATAAGGGATTTGGCAGATGTCTTGATTAATAGAGGAGCAAGTTTGGATCCCCTTAGAAAATGGTCAAAATTTAGACTTGTAGTGTTTGATTCTCAAGGACCAATGGGTGCCACTCAAGAGTTCATGGCTGGTTTTTACATGCTTCAAAGTGCTAGTTCTTTTCTACCTGTGATGACCTTGGCTCCTCAAGaaaaggaacaaagtgttgataTGGCGGCTGCTCCTGGTGGTAAAACAACTTACATTGTTGCTCTAATGAAAAATTCTGGATTAATTTTTGCAGATGAAATAAAGGTGCCACGACTGAAATATCTTATTGCAAATTTGCATCAGATGGGTGTATCAAATACTGTAGCATGCAACTATGACAGGAAGGAGCCTCCAAAGGTTATGGGTCTCAATTATGGTTCTTTTTACAatcttgaggacaaggttgtttttgaagGGGTTGATAATGATAGAGTAAGGATTATGATTAATTATAAGTAG